The following proteins are co-located in the Portunus trituberculatus isolate SZX2019 chromosome 16, ASM1759143v1, whole genome shotgun sequence genome:
- the LOC123504497 gene encoding casein kinase I has protein sequence MSSGIIGCREFVVGGKYRLVRKIGSGSFGDIYLGINITNGEEVAIKLEAMKARHPQLLYESKVYKILQGGVGIPHIRWFGQEQQYNILVMDLLGPSLEDLFNFCSRRFTMKTVLMLADQMIGRIEFIHNKNFIHRDIKPDNFLMGIGRHCNKLFLIDFGLAKKYRDNRSRAHIPYREDKNLTGTARYASINAHLGIEQSRRDDMESLGYVLMYFNRGSLPWQGLKAATKKQKYEKISEKKMSTPVESLCKGFPAEFAMYLNYCRGLRFDEAPDYMYLRQLFRILFRTLHHQYDYTFDWTMLKQKAASTAAAVSGTTPQPPATPGTQKQL, from the exons ATGTCTTCGGGGATAATCGGGTGTCGGGAGTTCGTGGTCGGGGGAAAATACAGACTGGTGAGGAAAATCGGCAGTGGCAGCTTCGGGGACATTTACCTGGGCATCAACATCACCAATGGAGAG GAGGTGGCCATCAAGCTGGAGGCCATGAAGGCACGCCACCCACAGTTGCTGTATGAAAGCAAGGTGTACAAGATCCTGCAAGGGGGCGTTGGCATCCCAcatatcag GTGGTTTGGTCAGGAGCAGCAGTACAATATCTTGGTGATGGACCTGCTGGGACCTTCACTTGAGGACCTCTTCAATTTCTGCAGTCGCCGCTTCACTATGAAGACCGTCCTGATGTTGGCTGACCAGATGATTGGCCGCATTGAGTTTATCCACAATAAGAATTTCATTCACAGAGACATCAAACCAG atAATTTCTTGATGGGGATTGGGCGACACTGCAACAAGCTTTTCTTGATTGATTTTGGGCTGGCCAAGAAGTACCGTGACAACCGGTCGCGTGCCCACATTCCTTACCGGGAGGACAAGAACCTCACTGGCACCGCCCGTTACGCCTCCATCAATGCCCATCTTGGTATTGAACAAAG CCGGCGGGATGACATGGAAAGTCTTGGATATGTGTTGATGTACTTCAACCGGGGCTCACTACCTTGGCAGGGGCTCAAGGCTGCTACTAAGAagcaaaaatatgagaaaattagTGAGAAAAAGATGTCAACTCCTGTAGAGTCTTTATGCAAG GGCTTCCCAGCAGAGTTTGCAATGTATCTGAACTACTGTCGGGGACTGCGCTTTGATGAGGCTCCCGACTACATGTATCTTCGGCAGTTGTTCCGCATTCTGTTCCGCACCCTGCACCACCAGTATGACTATACCTTTGATTGGACCATGCTCAAGCAGAAGGCTGCCTCCACTGCCGCAGCCGTCTCTGGTACTACGCCCCAGCCCCCCGCCACCCCGGGCACTCAGAAGCAGCTCTGA